A genomic window from Hippocampus zosterae strain Florida chromosome 13, ASM2543408v3, whole genome shotgun sequence includes:
- the LOC127613558 gene encoding beta-1,4-galactosyltransferase 3-like, which translates to MGHCRHLWRSRRLWRSPFSLVLLAAAFALSYAFFAAPSALQAECPVVSPLLIGPQPANLTFPLLTLEAMGNKRSTSVSAGGLYRPPDCRARHRTAIVVPYRKRPTHLGALLDHLHPFLQRQQLHYRIYLVEQWGNGTFNKGRLYNAGVREALRDATWSCIVFHDVDLLPEDDRNIYGCRRDKPSHLSVAIDKFAYRLHYPQAFGGVVAMTPEQFRKTNGYSNQFWGWGQEDDNLWQRVILSGMQVVRPPVAIARYKMIKHQRDAGNERNPRNVDLLRRTKLDWSSDGFNSLTYKLLFKELEPLYTHLMVDVGKKAPSYLRGNTTTPA; encoded by the exons ATGGGGCATTGCCGGCACCTTTGGAGGTCCCGGCGCCTTTGGAGGTCCCCGTTCTCGCTGGTCTTGCTGGCAGCAGCCTTCGCGCTCTCCTACGCCTTCTTTGCGGCACCTTCCGCGTTACAGGCCGAGTGCCCCGTCGTGTCGCCGCTATTGA TTGGGCCTCAGCCCGCCAATCTCACCTTCCCGCTTTTGACTCTGGAGGCGATGGGGAATAAAAGGAGCACGTCGGTTTCGGCGGGCGGATTGTACCGTCCGCCGGACTGCCGAGCTCGGCACCGCACCGCCATCGTGGTGCCGTACCGGAAGCGGCCGACGCACCTGGGCGCTCTCCTCGACCACTTGCATCCTTTCCTGCAGCGGCAACAGCTCCACTACAGAATCTACCTGGTGGAGCAG TGGGGCAACGGCACCTTCAACAAAGGCCGACTTTATAACGCCGGCGTGAGGGAAGCTCTCCGAGACGCCACGTGGAGCTGCATCGTCTTCCACGACGTGGACCTGTTGCCCGAGGACGACCGCAATATCTACGGCTGCCGCCGAGACAAGCCCTCGCACCTTTCCGTGGCCATTGACAAGTTTGCATACAG gctTCACTATCCACAAGCTTTTGGTGGTGTTGTTGCAATGACCCCAGAGCAGTTCAGGAAGACGAATGGCTACTCGAACCAGTTTTGGGGCTGGGGCCAAGAGGACGATAATTTGtggcaaag AGTGATTCTGTCCGGCATGCAGGTGGTGCGCCCCCCAGTGGCCATCGCTCGCTACAAAATGATCAAGCACCAGAGAGACGCGGGGAACGAACGGAACCCGCGCAA cgtcgACCTCCTCAGAAGAACCAAACTGGACTGGAGCTCGGACGGCTTCAATTCGTTGACTTACAAGCTGCTCTTCAAAGAGTTGGAACCTCTCTACACTCACCTCATGGTCGACGTCGGAAAAAAGGCCCCGTCGTATCTCCGGGGAAACACCACAACGCCTGCCTAG
- the hoga1 gene encoding 4-hydroxy-2-oxoglutarate aldolase, mitochondrial encodes MLRSGARLISSRKLTTAATRLGLGRSSGSDGARALSSAGVRLDLSGVYPPIATPFTEREDVDYDKLERNLRKYAEIPFKGLVVQGSNGEYPYLTEEERVEVVKRVRRSMPADKLLIAGSGCESTRATLELTAKMAAAGADAVLVVTPCFYKGKMDSHALVQHFTKVADGSEVPLILYSVPANTGLQLPLDAVVRLSQHPNIVGLKDSGGDITTMGLIVHKTKDRDFQVLAGSAGFLMAAYCVGAVGGVCALANILGKPLCDLAHLCTSGRWEEARELQQRLIEPNAAVTRKLGVPALKQAMDWFGFHGGVCRSPLRPLDQEQTQQLRRDFASNGWL; translated from the exons ATGTTGAGGTCCGGAGCTCGGTTGATCTCGTCCCGCAAGCTGACAACAGCGGCAACACGCCTCGGCCTCGGCCGGAGCTCCGGTTCGGATGGGGCCCGCGCCCTGAGCTCGGCCGGCGTTCGGCTCGACCTGAGCGGCGTGTACCCTCCCATCGCGACCCCCTTCACTGAGCGGGAGGACGTCGACTACGACAAGTTGGAGCGCAATCTTCGCAAGTACGCGGAGATTCCATTTAAAG GTCTGGTGGTGCAGGGTTCCAATGGCGAGTACCCTTACCTGACGGAGGAGGAGCGCGTGGAGGTGGTGAAGAGGGTGCGACGCTCCATGCCCGCCGACAAGCTGCTCATCGCCGGTTCCGGCTGCGAAT CCACAAGAGCCACGTTGGAGCTCACggctaagatggcggcggccgGCGCCGACGCCGTCCTGGTGGTGACGCCGTGCTTCTACAAAGGCAAGATGGACTCTCACGCCCTGGTCCAGCACTTCACTAAG GTTGCAGACGGCAGTGAGGTTCCGCTGATCCTCTACAGCGTCCCGGCCAACACGGGCCTGCAGCTGCCGCTGGACGCCGTCGTGCGTCTGTCCCAACATCCGAACATCGTCGGGCTCAAGGACAGCGGCGGAGAC ATCACCACGATGGGCCTGATAGTCCACAAAACCAAAGACCGGGACTTCCAGGTTCTGGCGGGTTCAGCCGGCTTCCTTATGGCCGCCTACTGTGTCG GTGCGGTGGGCGGAGTCTGCGCGCTGGCGAACATTCTGGGCAAGCCGCTGTGTGACTTGGCGCATTTGTGTACGTCAGGTCGCTGGGAAGAAGCCCGAGAGCTGCAGCAGCGGCTTATCGAACCCAACGCTGCC GTGACCCGCAAGCTGGGCGTGCCCGCACTCAAACAGGCCATGGACTGGTTCGGCTTCCACGGCGGAGTCTGTCGCTCGCCTCTTCGGCCACTCGACCAGGAACAGACGCAGCAACTCAGACGAGACTTCGCCTCCAATGGATGGCTCTGA
- the LOC127613549 gene encoding aspartate aminotransferase, cytoplasmic-like → MSVFGDVPQAPPVAVFKLSADFREDNHPQKVNLGVGAYRTDDSQPWVLPVVKKVERLIVEDTSLNHEYLPILGLPEFRSAASKVALGEDSPAVKEGRVGGVQSLGGTGALRIGAEFLRRWHNGVNNTATPVYVSAPTWANHNGVFADAGFKDIRPYRYWDAAKRGLDLRGLLDDLEQAPEGSIFVLHACAHNPTGTDPNQGQWRQIAEIMKNRNLFVFFDSAYQGFASGSLEKDAWAIRFFVSQGFELFVAQSFSKNFGLYNERVGNLTVVARDGDNLGRVLSQMEKIVRTTWSNPPSQGARIVSKTLNCPQLFAEWQDNVKTMADRVLLMRDQLKLKLLSLGTPGTWDHITQQIGMFSFTGLNPNQVAYMIKEKHVYLMANGRINMCGLTSKNLDYVAQSIHDAVTQVQ, encoded by the exons ATGTCTGTATTCGGCGACGTCCCGCAGGCGCCTCCAGTGGCGGTCTTCAAGCTGTCCGCCGACTTCCGCGAGGACAACCACCCACAGAAAGTGAACCTCGGCGTCGGAG CCTACCGCACCGATGACTCTCAGCCGTGGGTTCTGCCGGTGGTGAAGAAGGTGGAGCGCCTCATCGTGGAGGACACGAGCCTCAACCACGAGTACCTGCCCATCCTCGGGCTGCCAGAATTCCGATCGGCCGCTTCCAAGGTTGCCCTGGGAGAAGACAGCCCTGCCGTCAAGGAGGGCAGG GTCGGGGGAGTCCAGTCTCTGGGTGGCACGGGCGCCCTGAGGATCGGGGCCGAGTTCTTGCGGCGTTGGCACAATGGCGTCAACAACACAGCCACTCCTGTTTACGTGTCTGCGCCGACCTGGG cGAACCACAACGGTGTGTTTGCCGACGCTGGGTTCAAGGACATCCGTCCGTACCGCTACTGGGATGCCGCCAAGAGAGGTCTGGACCTCAGAGGCTTGCTGGATGACCTTGAG CAAGCTCCAGAAGGTTCCATTTTTGTGCTCCACGCCTGCGCTCACAACCCCACCGGCACCGATCCCAATCAGGGCCAATGGAGGCAGATCGCCGAGATCATGAAG AACAGgaatctttttgtctttttcgacTCGGCCTACCAAGGCTTCGCCTCGGGTTCTCTGGAGAAAGACGCGTGGGCCATTCGCTTCTTTGTGTCTCAGGGCTTTGAACTCTTTGTGGCTCAGTCCTTCTCCAAGAACTTTGGCCTCTACA ACGAGCGGGTGGGCAACCTGACGGTGGTGGCGCGAGACGGCGACAACCTGGGCCGCGTCCTGTCTCAGATGGAGAAGATCGTGAGGACCACCTGGTCCAACCCGCCCTCGCAAGGCGCTCGCATCGTCAGCAAGACCCTCAACTGCCCCCAGCTCTTTGCGGAATG GCAAGATAACGTGAAGACGATGGCCGATCGTGTGCTCCTCATGCGGGACCAGCTCAAGTTGAAGCTGCTGTCCCTGGGCACCCCGGGAACATGGGACCACATCACCCAGCAGATCGGAATGTTCAGCTTCACCGGCCTCAACC CCAATCAGGTGGCGTACATGATCAAAGAGAAGCACGTGTACCTGATGGCGAACGGTCGCATCAACATGTGCGGCCTCACCTCCAAGAACCTGGACTACGTGGCGCAGTCCATCCACGACGCCGTCACCCAGGTCCAGTGA